The nucleotide sequence TGGTTGTGAGAAGAATCTTTGTATTTTTCTTGCTCTACTTACTATAATCTTATCTTCATCACCTAATTCATCCATACCAAGTATAGCTATTATATCTTGTAATTCTTTATATCTTTGTAATACTCTAACAGTATCTCTTGCTACTTTATAGTGTTCATTTCCAACTATTTCAGGTTCAAGTATTCTTGAAGTTGAAGCAAGCGGATCAACTGCTGGATAAATTCCAAGAGATGCTATTTGTCTTGATAAAACTGTAGTTGCATCAAGGTGTGAGAATGTTGTAGCAGGTGCCGGATCTGTCAAGTCATCTGCTGGTACGTATACCGCTTGTACTGATGTTATTGATCCTTTCTTAGTAGATGTAATTCTTTCTTGAAGTGCTCCCATTTCAGTTGCTAGATTTGGTTGGTATCCAACAGCTGAAGGCATTCTTCCAAGTAAGGCTGAAACTTCTGCCCCTGCTTGTGTAAATCTAAATATATTGTCTATGAATAACAATACATTTTGACCTTCTTTATCTCTAAAATACTCTGCCATAGTTAATGCAGAAAGTGCTACTCTAAGTCTTGCACCAGGTGGCTCATTCATTTGACCATACACTAATGCAGTCTTATTAATTACGCCACTTTCTTTCATTTCATTATATAAATCTCTACCTTCTCTAGTTCTTTCTCCGACTCCAGCAAATACTGAAAGTCCTCCATGACCTTTTGCAATATTATTAATCAATTCTTGTATTAAAACTGTTTTACCTACTCCAGCTCCTCCAAATAGTCCTATTTTACCACCTTTTAAATATGGAGCTAGTAGATCTACTACCTTAATTCCTGTTTCAAGAATTTCACTATGTGTTTCTTGATCTTCAAAACTTGGCGCAGGTTTATGTATAGAATCTTTTTCTTCAGTTTTAATTTCAGGTCCATTATCAACAGTATCTCCTAAAACATTAAATATTCTTCCAAGAGTTTCTTTCCCAACTGGAACTTTGATAGGCCCATCTGTATCTATTACTTCCATTCCTCTTTTAAGTCCATCTGTAGAACTCATAGCTATAGCTCTTACAGTATTATTTCCTAAATGAGATTGAACTTCAGCAACGATTTTTTTACCATCAGTGTTATATATTTCTAAGGCATTAAAGATATCAGGTAATTTTTCTTCAAATTTAACATCTATGACTGGTCCTATTATTTCAACCAATTTACCCTTATTCATCTTTCCTCCAATCATCATTTTATAGCTTCTGAACCACTGACTATCTCAGTTAATTCTTGAGTTATCAATCCTTGTCTAACTCTGTTATATTGTAAAGTTAATTTATCTATCATTTCTGTTGCATTTTCACTTGCACTTTTCATAGCTGACATACGTGCTGAATGTTCACTTGCAGCTGTTTCTAAAAATGCTTGATAAAGTTTATTATTAAGCATTTTAGGTAAAAATTCAACTAAAACATTATTTTCATCAGGTTCAAATATATATTTTTGAGATTTCTTAGTATTTTCTTCATCATTATTCTTAAATTCTGGTCTTGTGAAAGGTAATAATCTTTCTTCCACTAAGTTGTAGCTTATAACCGAAACAAACTTAGAATAAATTATATATACCTCATCATAATGATCATTTAGATAAAAATCAACTATATCTTCACTAATAATCTTAGCTTTTTCAAACATTGTTTCAGGAATTAATTGTATAAATTCACTATCAACATCTATATCTCTACTTTTACAGTAATCTCTAGCTTTTCTTCCTACAGTAACTACTGATACACTCTTACCTTCTTTTTTAAATCTTCTTATCATTTTTTCCATACGTTTTAAAGCATTAGAATTAAATGAACCACAAAGACCCCTATCAGAGCTCATTACTATGATCCCTACATTTTTAACTTCTTTTTTACCTTCAAATAGGATATTATGTCTATTCCCTATATCTCTCAAAATATTAGACAATGTTTCTTCAAGTGCCTTTTCATACTCACGAGTCTTAAAAGTTAAAACTTGAAATTTCTTAAATTTTGT is from Pseudostreptobacillus hongkongensis and encodes:
- the atpD gene encoding F0F1 ATP synthase subunit beta, with protein sequence MNKGKLVEIIGPVIDVKFEEKLPDIFNALEIYNTDGKKIVAEVQSHLGNNTVRAIAMSSTDGLKRGMEVIDTDGPIKVPVGKETLGRIFNVLGDTVDNGPEIKTEEKDSIHKPAPSFEDQETHSEILETGIKVVDLLAPYLKGGKIGLFGGAGVGKTVLIQELINNIAKGHGGLSVFAGVGERTREGRDLYNEMKESGVINKTALVYGQMNEPPGARLRVALSALTMAEYFRDKEGQNVLLFIDNIFRFTQAGAEVSALLGRMPSAVGYQPNLATEMGALQERITSTKKGSITSVQAVYVPADDLTDPAPATTFSHLDATTVLSRQIASLGIYPAVDPLASTSRILEPEIVGNEHYKVARDTVRVLQRYKELQDIIAILGMDELGDEDKIIVSRARKIQRFFSQPFSVAEQFTGMKGKYVSLRETIRGFKEILDGVHDDIPEQAFLYVGNIDEVLVKARDLMGE
- the atpG gene encoding ATP synthase F1 subunit gamma; its protein translation is MASNMKEIKARINSINNSKQITNAMNIVSSTKFKKFQVLTFKTREYEKALEETLSNILRDIGNRHNILFEGKKEVKNVGIIVMSSDRGLCGSFNSNALKRMEKMIRRFKKEGKSVSVVTVGRKARDYCKSRDIDVDSEFIQLIPETMFEKAKIISEDIVDFYLNDHYDEVYIIYSKFVSVISYNLVEERLLPFTRPEFKNNDEENTKKSQKYIFEPDENNVLVEFLPKMLNNKLYQAFLETAASEHSARMSAMKSASENATEMIDKLTLQYNRVRQGLITQELTEIVSGSEAIK